GCTACTGCGTTTACAGATCTGGTTATACCTGCCGGGCAGACAATTACTGCGGTTCAGGAATTTAAAAATATCAGTTCACCTCATCTCTGGTCTCCTGAAAATCCTTATTTGTACCGTATAATTTCCAAAATTATAACCCGTAAAACAAACCGGACTTTGGATCAGGTTTCCAGTCCGCTGGGTTTCCGCTGGTTTAGATTTGATGCGGAAAAAGGGTTCTTTTTAAACGGACAGCCACTTAAATTAATAGGGGCCAGCCGTCATCAGGACTATATGGGAATGGGCAATGCCGTTCCTGATGTTTTGCAGTTAAGAGACGTCGAACTGCTGAAAAAAATGGGAGGAAACTTTTTAAGAGTAGCCCATTATCCGCAGGATCCGCAAATTCTGGAAGCATGTGACCGTTTGGGAATTCTGGCTTCGGTAGAAATTCCAGTGGTCAACACAATTACAGAATCTGCCGCTTTTACGCAGAACTGTAAACAGATGCAGCAGGAAATGATCAGACAGAATTTTAATCATCCGAGCGTGGTCATCTGGGCCTACATGAATGAGATTCTGCTACGGCCAAAATTTGCTGATGACAAGATCCGGCAGGCTGTATATTTTAAACATATTGTAGAGCTGGCACAGACACTGGATAGTTTAACCCGGAAAGAAGACCCTTCACGTTATACGATGATAGCTAATCATGGTGCTTTTGATAGTTATCACAAAATCGGTCTGACTAAAATCCCGATGATTGTAGGCTGGAATCTTTATTCTGGCTGGTACTCTGGTAATATTGCTGATTTCGGTCAGTTTTTAGACCGGCATCATCAGGAACTGGCAGATAAACCTATGCTGGTTACGGAGTATGGTGCTGATGCAGATCCGCGTATCCGTTCATTTTCACCAGTCAGGTTTGATAAGAGTTTAGAGTATGCAATCAGATTTAACCAGGTTTATTTAAATGATATTATCAAAAGGCCATTTGTCAGTGGTGCAATGGTCTGGAATCTGGCAGATTTTAATTCTGAAACCCGGGAAGAAACCATGCCTCATATCAATAATAAAGGTTTGCTGACACTGGGCAGAGAACCAAAGGATAGCTATTTTCTTTATCAGGCTTATTTGCTGCATAAACCTTTTCTGAAAATTGCTTCGGCAGCATGGAAAAACAGAACAGGAATTGCCGGTTCTGCCCGGCTCTTTGCTACACAGCCGGTACAGGTCATGACTAATATGAAAACAGCCGAATTGTTTTTAAATGGCAAAAGCCTGGGGATGAAAGAAGCGGTGGATCATGTTTGTGTCTGGCAGGTTCCATTTGTAAATGGGCTTAACAAATTAAGAGCAGCAGCAGAAAACAGTACTGACGAACTGGAAACTGATTTTAAACTGCAGCCATTCAATTTAACCGATGGCCTTGTTCCTTTTGATGAAGTGAATATACTGATGGGTGCAAAGCGCTTTTATATCAACGAAACAACACATCAGATCTGGATGCCTGATCAGCCTTACAGAAAAGGCGGATGGGGATATATCGGTGGTGAAGCATATAAAGGGACCAATAACAGGATGTCTTATGGTAGTGACAAGAATATTCTGGACACTGATCAGGATCCTGTTTATCAGACTCAACAGGTTGGAATTAAGCAGTTCCGCTTTGATGTACCGGATGGGGAATATGAACTCTGTTTGCACTTTGCAGAATTGACAGGCGGTGCGGCTAAGGAATCTTTGGCTTATAACCTGGATAATAATCATCAGAAAGAAGAGGTTAAACAACGGATCTTTAGTGTATATATCAATGGAGAAACGTTTTTAGAAAATCTGAATCTGGCAGCAGATTATGGATATACGACTGCGGTAAAGAAAAAGACAAGAGTTACCGTAAGCGGTGGAAAAGGAATTAGTTTGGATTTTAAAGCGATCAATGGTATACCGGTATTGAATGCTTTACAGCTTAGAAAAATTTATTAATGATGATCAGATATTTGCGTGTGTTTGTTGTTCTTGGATCTCTACTTGGATTCACTCCGGTAGAGGCACAGGAATCCATAAGATTAAATCATAACTGGGAATTTTTAAAACAGGATTTAGGTGGAATTTGGGAAGCGGTACGGCCGGTAGGTAAAGGGAATCCGGAAAGTGTACCGCTCTGGGAAGCTGTAAATCTGCCGCATTGTGTAAATGCCAGAGACGCTGTTGATCCTGATGTCAATTATTATCAGGGACCGTCCTGGTATCGTACTACAATTGATATAGCTAATCCTTATCAAAACGGGCGTACGCTGCTGCATTTTGAAGGTGCGGGTCAGAAAACAGAGGT
This portion of the Pedobacter lusitanus genome encodes:
- a CDS encoding glycoside hydrolase family 2 TIM barrel-domain containing protein, whose amino-acid sequence is MKYTSRLPLLLLIASILSGFSNSYAQSKLISLNEQWKFSKDQTSAEKPSSGLNWQNLSIPHTWNAEDVIDDTPGYYRGTGWYKRKLKLDVSLKNKEVFLVFYGVNQEAEVYVNGKSAGKHIGGYTGFTVPVSRLLNHQDDEIQVRVTNQFNEDIAPLTADFTFFGGIYRNVDLLITEPVHFARNDHGSNPGIYMTTPEVSEGKARVQVKSLIENASAAAEKVQVQNELIDQQGLVIATAFTDLVIPAGQTITAVQEFKNISSPHLWSPENPYLYRIISKIITRKTNRTLDQVSSPLGFRWFRFDAEKGFFLNGQPLKLIGASRHQDYMGMGNAVPDVLQLRDVELLKKMGGNFLRVAHYPQDPQILEACDRLGILASVEIPVVNTITESAAFTQNCKQMQQEMIRQNFNHPSVVIWAYMNEILLRPKFADDKIRQAVYFKHIVELAQTLDSLTRKEDPSRYTMIANHGAFDSYHKIGLTKIPMIVGWNLYSGWYSGNIADFGQFLDRHHQELADKPMLVTEYGADADPRIRSFSPVRFDKSLEYAIRFNQVYLNDIIKRPFVSGAMVWNLADFNSETREETMPHINNKGLLTLGREPKDSYFLYQAYLLHKPFLKIASAAWKNRTGIAGSARLFATQPVQVMTNMKTAELFLNGKSLGMKEAVDHVCVWQVPFVNGLNKLRAAAENSTDELETDFKLQPFNLTDGLVPFDEVNILMGAKRFYINETTHQIWMPDQPYRKGGWGYIGGEAYKGTNNRMSYGSDKNILDTDQDPVYQTQQVGIKQFRFDVPDGEYELCLHFAELTGGAAKESLAYNLDNNHQKEEVKQRIFSVYINGETFLENLNLAADYGYTTAVKKKTRVTVSGGKGISLDFKAINGIPVLNALQLRKIY